In Chlorocebus sabaeus isolate Y175 chromosome 5, mChlSab1.0.hap1, whole genome shotgun sequence, one genomic interval encodes:
- the MYL11 gene encoding myosin regulatory light chain 11 encodes MKQGCQALHFWARDQPCWSRCLAPGETEDMREVEGLIHGPLCSTLTLQAPKKAKRRAVEGGSSSVFSMFDQTQIQEFKEAFTVIDQNRDGIIDKEDLRDTFAAMGRLNVKNEELDAMMKEASGPINFTVFLTMFGEKLKGADPEDVITGAFKVLDPEGKGTIKKKFLEELLTTQCDRFTPEEIKNMWAAFPPDVGGNVDYKNICYVITHGDAKDQE; translated from the exons CTGGAGCCGCTGCCTTGCCCCCGGGGAGACTGAAGACATG AGAGAGGTGGAGGGACTCATCCATGGGCCCCTTTGTTCAACCCTCACCCTCCAGGCACCCAAGAAGGCCAAGAGAAGGGCAGTAGAGGGTGGAAGTTCCAGCGTCTTCTCCATGTTTGACCAGACTCagatccaggagttcaaggag GCCTTCACTGTGATTGACCAGAACCGTGATGGTATTATCGACAAGGAGGACCTTCGGGACACCTTCGCAGCCATGG GCCGCCTCAATGTGAAGAATGAGGAGTTGGATGCCATGATGAAGGAAGCCAGTGGTCCCATCAACTTCACCGTCTTCCTGACCATGTTCGGGGAAAAGCTCAAGG GTGCCGACCCTGAGGATGTGATAACTGGAGCCTTCAAGGTCCTGGACCCTGAGGGAAAGGGCACCATCAAGAAAAAGTT CCTGGAGGAGCTGCTGACCACGCAGTGTGACCGCTTCACCCCGGAGGAG ATCAAGAACATGTGGGCGGCCTTCCCCCCCGACGTGGGCGGCAACGTCGACTACAAAAACATCTGCTACGTCATTACGCACGGCGACGCCAAGGACCAGGAGTAG
- the SEPTIN1 gene encoding septin-1 isoform X2 yields MAGGVMDKEYVGFAALPNQLHRKSVKKGFDFTLMVAGESGLGKSTLINSLFLTNLYEDRQVPEASARLTQTLAIERRGVEIEEGGVKVKLTLVDTPGFGDSVDCSDCWLPVVKFIEEQFEQYLRDESGLNRKNIQDSRVHCCLYFISPFGRGLRPLDVAFLRAVHEKVNIIPVIGKADALMPQETQALKQKIRDQLKEEEIHIYQFPECDSDEDEDFKRQDAEMKESIPFAVVGSCEVVRDGGNRPVRGRRYSWGTVEVENPHHCDFLNLRRMLVQTHLQDLKEVTHDLLYEGYRARCLQSLARPGARDRASRSKLSRQSATEIPLPMLPLADTEKLIREKDEELRRMQEMLEKMQAQMQQSQAQGEQSDTL; encoded by the exons ATGGCTGGCGGAGTCATG GACAAGGAGTACGTGGGTTTTGCTGCCCTCCCCAACCAGCTGCACCGCAAGTCTGTCAAGAAGGGGTTTGACTTCACACTAATGGTGGCAG GGGAGTCAGGCCTAGGGAAATCCACCCTCATCAACAGCCTCTTCCTCACCAACCTCTATGAGGATCGCCAGGTGCCAGAGGCCAGTG CTCGCTTGACACAGACCCTGGCCATTGAGCGCAGGGGTGTGGAGATCGAGGAAGGGGGTGTGAAAGTGAAGCTAACCCTTGTGGACACGCCTGGCTTTGGGGACTCAGTGGACTGCTCTGACTG CTGGCTTCCCGTGGTGAAATTCATCGAGGAGCAGTTTGAGCAGTACCTTAGGGATGAGAGTGGCCTAAACCGGAAGAACATCCAGGACTCCCGCGTCCATTGCTGCCTCTACTTCATCTCACCCTTTGGCCGGGG GCTCCGGCCCCTAGATGTGGCCTTCCTTCGGGCAGTACACGAGAAAGTCAACATCATCCCAGTCATTGGCAAAGCGGATGCCCTGATGCCCCAGGAAACCCAGGCTCTCAAGCAGAAG ATCCGGGATCAGTTGAAGGAGGAGGAGATCCACATCTACCAGTTCCCTGAATGTGACTCTGACGAAGATGAAGACTTCAAGAGGCAGGATGCAGAGATGAAG GAAAGCATCCCTTTTGCAGTCGTGGGTTCATGTGAGGTGGTGAGGGATGGCGGGAACCGACCGGTGAGGGGACGCCGCTACTCCTGGGGGACCGTGGAGG tggAGAACCCACATCACTGCGATTTCCTGAACCTGCGACGGATGCTGGTGCAGACACACCTGCAGGACCTGAAAGAGGTGACGCACGATCTGCTCTACGAGGGCTACCGGGCCCGCTGCCTACAGAGCCTGGCCCGGCCTGGGGCTCGCGATCGAGCCAGCCGCAG TAAGCTTTCCCGCCAGAGCGCCACGGAGATCCCGCTGCCCATGCTGCCTCTGGCGGACACCGAGAAGCTGATCCGCGAGAAAGACGAAGAG CTGCGCCGCATGCAAGAGATGCTAGAGAAGATGCAGGCCCAGATGCAGCAGAGCCAGGCCCAGGGCGAGCAGTCAGACACCCTTTGA
- the SEPTIN1 gene encoding septin-1 isoform X1 — protein MAGGVMDKEYVGFAALPNQLHRKSVKKGFDFTLMVAGESGLGKSTLINSLFLTNLYEDRQVPEASARLTQTLAIERRGVEIEEGGVKVKLTLVDTPGFGDSVDCSDCWLPVVKFIEEQFEQYLRDESGLNRKNIQDSRVHCCLYFISPFGRGLRPLDVAFLRAVHEKVNIIPVIGKADALMPQETQALKQKIRDQLKEEEIHIYQFPECDSDEDEDFKRQDAEMKESIPFAVVGSCEVVRDGGNRPVRGRRYSWGTVEVENPHHCDFLNLRRMLVQTHLQDLKEVTHDLLYEGYRARCLQSLARPGARDRASRSKLSRQSATEIPLPMLPLADTEKLIREKDEEVSMHLASPRQRPQVPRWPRQVTTCNLALHSCAACKRC, from the exons ATGGCTGGCGGAGTCATG GACAAGGAGTACGTGGGTTTTGCTGCCCTCCCCAACCAGCTGCACCGCAAGTCTGTCAAGAAGGGGTTTGACTTCACACTAATGGTGGCAG GGGAGTCAGGCCTAGGGAAATCCACCCTCATCAACAGCCTCTTCCTCACCAACCTCTATGAGGATCGCCAGGTGCCAGAGGCCAGTG CTCGCTTGACACAGACCCTGGCCATTGAGCGCAGGGGTGTGGAGATCGAGGAAGGGGGTGTGAAAGTGAAGCTAACCCTTGTGGACACGCCTGGCTTTGGGGACTCAGTGGACTGCTCTGACTG CTGGCTTCCCGTGGTGAAATTCATCGAGGAGCAGTTTGAGCAGTACCTTAGGGATGAGAGTGGCCTAAACCGGAAGAACATCCAGGACTCCCGCGTCCATTGCTGCCTCTACTTCATCTCACCCTTTGGCCGGGG GCTCCGGCCCCTAGATGTGGCCTTCCTTCGGGCAGTACACGAGAAAGTCAACATCATCCCAGTCATTGGCAAAGCGGATGCCCTGATGCCCCAGGAAACCCAGGCTCTCAAGCAGAAG ATCCGGGATCAGTTGAAGGAGGAGGAGATCCACATCTACCAGTTCCCTGAATGTGACTCTGACGAAGATGAAGACTTCAAGAGGCAGGATGCAGAGATGAAG GAAAGCATCCCTTTTGCAGTCGTGGGTTCATGTGAGGTGGTGAGGGATGGCGGGAACCGACCGGTGAGGGGACGCCGCTACTCCTGGGGGACCGTGGAGG tggAGAACCCACATCACTGCGATTTCCTGAACCTGCGACGGATGCTGGTGCAGACACACCTGCAGGACCTGAAAGAGGTGACGCACGATCTGCTCTACGAGGGCTACCGGGCCCGCTGCCTACAGAGCCTGGCCCGGCCTGGGGCTCGCGATCGAGCCAGCCGCAG TAAGCTTTCCCGCCAGAGCGCCACGGAGATCCCGCTGCCCATGCTGCCTCTGGCGGACACCGAGAAGCTGATCCGCGAGAAAGACGAAGAGGTGAGCATGCACCTCGCTTCCCCCCGACAGAGGCCCCAGGTCCCTCGCTGGCCTCGCCAGGTCACCACCTGCAATCTCGCCCTGCACAGCTGCGCCGCATGCAAGAGATGCTAG